A region of Pseudarthrobacter sp. NIBRBAC000502770 DNA encodes the following proteins:
- a CDS encoding glycosyltransferase family 2 protein has translation MLSPQASISVIIPTLNEEKNIPWVLRRMPSYVDEVIIVDGRSQDNTVEVAKAVRPDVVVVNETRKGKGVALRAGFAAASGDIIVMLDADGSMDPREIGWFVAPLQHDFDFVKGSRHVTGGGSEDLTRLRKAGNRALTGLANAVLHSNYSDLCYGYIAFRRECLEVLELQSDGFEIETELIVRAAKAGLRIAEVPSLELDRISGASNLQTFRDGWRVLHTLARECTVWEAPTAGARPEALRRVKYTYSNVRFPRLPVDPHSVLTPVVSQHA, from the coding sequence ATGTTATCTCCGCAAGCATCAATCAGCGTGATTATCCCTACGTTGAACGAAGAAAAGAACATACCTTGGGTTCTGCGCAGGATGCCATCCTACGTCGATGAGGTGATCATCGTGGACGGCCGCTCACAGGACAACACCGTTGAAGTGGCGAAGGCAGTACGCCCTGACGTGGTGGTGGTAAACGAAACCCGAAAGGGAAAGGGTGTGGCCCTTCGCGCCGGCTTCGCGGCGGCTTCCGGCGATATTATCGTGATGCTGGACGCTGACGGGAGCATGGATCCGCGGGAAATCGGCTGGTTCGTCGCACCGCTCCAGCACGATTTCGATTTCGTCAAAGGGTCCCGCCACGTCACCGGCGGCGGCTCCGAGGACCTCACCCGTTTGCGGAAGGCCGGCAACAGGGCCCTGACCGGACTCGCCAATGCTGTCCTGCACAGCAACTATTCGGACCTTTGCTATGGATACATCGCTTTCCGGCGGGAATGCCTGGAGGTGCTGGAACTGCAGTCCGACGGCTTCGAAATCGAGACCGAACTCATTGTCCGCGCTGCCAAGGCGGGCCTGCGGATCGCGGAAGTTCCCAGCCTGGAGCTGGACCGGATCTCGGGGGCATCCAACCTCCAGACGTTCCGCGACGGCTGGCGGGTCCTGCACACGCTGGCCCGTGAATGCACGGTGTGGGAAGCCCCAACCGCGGGCGCCCGCCCGGAGGCCCTCCGCCGCGTGAAATACACCTATTCAAATGTCCGCTTCCCGCGGCTGCCAGTGGATCCGCACAGCGTCCTCACGCCGGTGGTGAGCCAGCATGCTTGA
- a CDS encoding LuxR family transcriptional regulator, which produces MPLIGRSKELDRILSVIRGPKDTALAVIGRKGTGKTALLSAIRMLSDYRTVFLSATAAESDWPLSGLTALLNDMDDPVLNRIADELLHDNTGAMSVPAVSSMLLNGLHQRSSSRTVVVLDDVDQLDPSSQAVIGFVARRLVGTDTVLFVSMREDLPESPFSGLAALRLGPLGYSDTVRMLESLPAKRTTTAAAHAVAAAAGGNPLAAVDLYTRLLERHTAGKYALPVPLPSGGSFDAECASVVGGLTPGARNVLDLLALSFRSDISTIEKIDRDVWTSVDELLAAGLVKRTGPHLGIGDQLLRGYVFAAMTPAVRTANHRALAEAASDTDPYARRWHMSFTALERQTPFQLLRHAVDLVRNGEVSFAVEYIERALTINPWEAETAARLTSVAEMLFNRGEFVYARRYLEWAQRVTRNPALILRLTGLSFEIQFAQGAAVRSSMVLRLVKEFGQHDPAYAASLLSIGALYYAERWELEEASELLRHGKEFRGSASAHCLGIAERAELLIESIGGGTAGLGRRQEQTGAARAAGLLMHGRALTYAEHYEGAHETFALLRSSDEPGHVNWQETAAFMAVDNAIRAGNVRAAVRLIDELELSEPELKYHRGTRHLFRVWRAHSLGDDAQARTYAAEALRYAGADSHPAITAQLAACQGQFALLRGDLAESVAQLSRAAEIGMRFGNPTLLRCEADLVEVLVRLGRHQEATQALLRLESRSVGLRSPWLMMAVARSRALLADGEQSLQLFSQALDSRNGHTLERARTLACYAERLHAFGRLRDARDALLRAKVMFDEAGADAWTQHVDALLLDERMEPARPQGNPAMLLLADHERSLAKMVARGMRNKEIAATLYVSVRTVEVRLTAIYRKLGVESRAQLTALAAGKGSAAAEPYVLPIL; this is translated from the coding sequence ATGCCACTTATTGGCCGAAGCAAAGAACTGGACCGCATCCTCTCAGTTATTCGCGGGCCCAAGGACACTGCACTGGCGGTGATCGGCCGCAAAGGGACAGGCAAAACAGCCCTTTTGTCGGCAATCCGCATGCTCTCCGATTACCGCACCGTCTTCCTGTCCGCCACTGCCGCTGAATCGGACTGGCCACTGTCCGGGCTTACTGCACTCTTGAATGACATGGACGATCCCGTCCTGAACCGGATTGCTGACGAGCTGCTCCACGACAACACCGGCGCCATGAGCGTACCGGCAGTTTCAAGCATGCTGCTCAACGGCCTGCACCAGCGCTCGTCATCGCGGACCGTCGTCGTGCTCGACGATGTCGACCAGCTGGATCCCAGCAGCCAGGCGGTCATCGGCTTTGTGGCCAGGCGTTTGGTGGGTACGGATACCGTCCTTTTTGTCAGCATGCGGGAGGACCTGCCCGAGAGCCCCTTCAGCGGGCTCGCTGCCTTGCGCCTCGGCCCGCTGGGCTACAGCGACACTGTGCGGATGCTGGAGAGCCTGCCCGCCAAGAGGACCACGACGGCGGCTGCCCACGCGGTTGCCGCAGCCGCCGGCGGCAACCCGCTCGCCGCCGTCGACCTTTACACCCGGTTGCTGGAGAGGCACACCGCAGGCAAATATGCCTTGCCCGTCCCGCTGCCCTCCGGGGGCAGCTTTGACGCGGAGTGCGCGTCGGTTGTGGGAGGCCTGACCCCCGGCGCCCGTAACGTGCTTGACCTCCTGGCTCTTTCCTTCCGCAGCGACATCTCGACGATCGAGAAGATCGACCGGGACGTGTGGACAAGCGTTGACGAACTGTTGGCTGCCGGCCTGGTGAAGCGAACAGGTCCCCACCTGGGGATCGGTGACCAGCTGCTGCGGGGATATGTCTTCGCGGCCATGACGCCGGCCGTCCGCACGGCCAACCATCGGGCCCTGGCAGAAGCAGCAAGTGACACCGATCCGTATGCCCGCAGGTGGCACATGAGTTTTACCGCACTGGAACGGCAAACCCCGTTCCAGCTGCTCCGTCACGCCGTTGACCTGGTTCGCAACGGTGAAGTGAGTTTTGCCGTGGAGTACATCGAGCGGGCGCTCACCATAAACCCCTGGGAAGCGGAAACGGCGGCCCGGCTGACCAGCGTTGCAGAAATGCTGTTCAACCGGGGTGAGTTTGTGTACGCCCGCCGGTACCTGGAGTGGGCCCAGCGGGTAACGCGCAATCCCGCACTGATCCTGCGGTTGACCGGTCTTTCCTTTGAGATCCAGTTCGCCCAAGGGGCTGCCGTGCGTTCCAGCATGGTGCTCCGGCTGGTGAAGGAATTTGGCCAGCACGATCCGGCCTACGCTGCGAGCCTGCTGTCCATCGGCGCCTTGTACTATGCGGAGAGATGGGAACTGGAGGAGGCCTCGGAGCTCCTGCGCCACGGCAAAGAATTCCGCGGGTCCGCGTCGGCGCATTGCCTTGGCATCGCTGAGCGCGCCGAGCTATTGATTGAGTCGATTGGCGGCGGAACTGCCGGCCTTGGCCGGCGGCAGGAACAAACGGGCGCCGCCCGGGCCGCCGGGCTTTTGATGCATGGCAGGGCCCTCACCTACGCCGAACACTATGAAGGCGCCCACGAAACTTTCGCCCTGCTCAGGAGTTCAGACGAACCAGGCCACGTTAACTGGCAGGAAACCGCAGCGTTCATGGCAGTGGACAATGCAATCCGTGCCGGTAACGTACGCGCGGCGGTCCGGCTGATTGACGAACTTGAACTTTCCGAGCCCGAACTCAAGTACCACCGCGGAACGCGCCACCTTTTCCGGGTCTGGCGGGCACATTCCCTCGGCGACGACGCCCAGGCCCGGACGTATGCCGCCGAGGCACTTCGCTATGCGGGTGCGGACAGCCACCCTGCCATTACGGCACAGCTTGCCGCCTGCCAAGGCCAGTTCGCGCTGCTGCGCGGCGACCTGGCAGAGTCCGTTGCCCAGTTGTCCCGGGCCGCCGAAATCGGCATGCGGTTCGGCAACCCCACGCTCCTGCGCTGTGAGGCGGACCTTGTTGAAGTACTGGTCCGGCTCGGCCGGCACCAGGAGGCCACGCAGGCACTTCTGCGCCTTGAGAGCCGCTCGGTGGGGCTCCGGTCACCATGGCTGATGATGGCTGTGGCCCGCAGCCGTGCCCTTCTCGCGGACGGCGAGCAGTCACTGCAGCTTTTCAGCCAGGCACTGGACAGCAGGAACGGGCACACTCTTGAAAGGGCAAGGACCCTTGCCTGCTATGCGGAGCGGTTGCACGCCTTTGGCAGGCTGCGGGACGCACGGGATGCGTTGTTGCGGGCCAAGGTGATGTTCGACGAAGCCGGCGCGGACGCGTGGACCCAGCATGTGGACGCCCTCCTCCTGGATGAACGCATGGAGCCTGCCCGCCCGCAGGGCAACCCGGCAATGCTGTTGCTTGCGGACCATGAGCGGTCGTTGGCGAAGATGGTGGCACGGGGCATGCGCAACAAGGAAATTGCTGCCACCTTGTATGTCTCCGTGCGCACGGTCGAAGTGCGCCTCACCGCCATCTACCGAAAGCTCGGTGTTGAGTCCAGGGCTCAGTTGACGGCACTCGCCGCAGGCAAGGGATCCGCGGCCGCTGAACCCTACGTCCTTCCCATCCTATAG
- a CDS encoding DegT/DnrJ/EryC1/StrS aminotransferase family protein, producing the protein MTAEPVLARINVMKPWLGDEEARALADVVASGWVAQGPKVKEFESRFAESQGVRHGVATSSCTTALHLALVVAGIGPGDDVVVPSLSFIATANAVTYVGARPVFCDVDPVTGNVTAETIYAALTLDTRAVIVVDQGGVPLDMDPIRSLCDRHEITVIEDAACAVGSTYRGRPVGVDADVAVWSFHPRKILTTGEGGMLTTNRADWAARARTLREHSMSLSAADRHGSLLAPPEDYLEVGFNYRMTDLQAAVGIVQLGRLAAVLARRRDIAARYVAGLAGVPGLRLVSDPPYGTTNFQSFWVEVLPSFGTTRDGLLEKLAEAGISARRGIMAAHRQPAYRWRDSGGGLLQHTERLNDRTLILPVYHELDDGGLDRIIGAIRASAAGTRT; encoded by the coding sequence ATGACTGCCGAGCCGGTCCTGGCCCGGATCAACGTGATGAAGCCCTGGCTTGGGGACGAGGAAGCCCGTGCCCTGGCCGACGTGGTGGCATCCGGCTGGGTGGCGCAGGGACCCAAGGTGAAGGAGTTTGAATCCCGCTTCGCCGAATCCCAGGGTGTCCGGCACGGCGTGGCCACCTCCAGTTGCACCACCGCCCTTCACCTCGCCTTGGTGGTGGCGGGGATCGGGCCCGGGGACGACGTCGTCGTTCCGTCCTTGTCCTTCATCGCAACGGCAAATGCCGTCACCTACGTCGGTGCCCGGCCGGTATTCTGCGACGTCGACCCCGTGACCGGGAACGTGACCGCGGAAACCATCTATGCTGCACTCACCCTGGATACACGGGCCGTGATTGTGGTGGACCAGGGCGGCGTGCCCCTGGACATGGATCCAATCCGCAGCCTGTGCGACCGCCACGAGATCACCGTGATCGAAGACGCCGCCTGCGCCGTGGGGTCGACTTACAGGGGCCGGCCGGTGGGTGTGGACGCGGATGTCGCGGTGTGGTCCTTCCATCCACGGAAGATCCTCACCACCGGCGAGGGCGGGATGCTCACCACCAACCGGGCAGACTGGGCTGCCCGGGCCAGGACCCTGCGGGAGCACTCCATGAGCCTCTCCGCAGCAGACCGGCACGGATCCCTGCTGGCACCGCCGGAGGACTACCTGGAGGTGGGTTTCAACTACCGGATGACGGACCTGCAGGCCGCCGTCGGCATCGTCCAACTGGGCCGGCTGGCTGCGGTGCTGGCACGGCGCCGGGACATCGCGGCACGGTATGTGGCCGGACTCGCCGGGGTGCCCGGCCTGCGTTTGGTGTCCGACCCGCCCTACGGCACAACAAACTTCCAGTCCTTCTGGGTGGAGGTCCTGCCCAGTTTCGGAACCACCCGGGACGGGCTGCTCGAAAAGCTGGCGGAAGCCGGGATCTCTGCGCGGCGCGGCATCATGGCGGCGCACCGCCAGCCCGCCTACCGGTGGCGCGACTCGGGCGGAGGCCTCCTGCAGCACACGGAGCGGCTCAATGACAGGACATTGATCCTGCCGGTGTACCACGAGTTGGACGACGGCGGCCTGGACAGGATCATCGGCGCCATCCGGGCTTCGGCAGCGGGGACGCGCACATGA
- a CDS encoding acetyltransferase, whose translation MSELILIAASGLAREVLAMVRSSGQYDVVGLLDDDKEMAGVSVDGAPVLGTIDDAAKYTHAFILVCIGSGRARESVVERLTAMGLTEARYATAIDPSVLCPEGCRVGRGSILLRNVTLTASVTLGSHVVAMPSVTFTHDDDVADFATFAAGVSLGGGVRIGRAAYLGMNASVRERTSVGAYATVGMGAAVLSNVPDGQTWVGVPAHEIDGESFRIGGMS comes from the coding sequence ATGAGTGAGCTGATCCTGATAGCTGCCAGCGGCCTGGCCCGTGAAGTCCTGGCGATGGTGCGCAGCAGCGGCCAGTACGACGTCGTCGGCCTGCTCGATGACGATAAGGAAATGGCGGGTGTCAGCGTGGACGGCGCCCCGGTGCTGGGAACCATCGATGACGCAGCCAAATACACCCACGCGTTCATCCTGGTGTGCATCGGTTCGGGCAGGGCGCGTGAATCCGTGGTGGAGCGGCTGACGGCGATGGGGCTCACCGAGGCGCGCTACGCCACCGCCATCGACCCTTCGGTCCTGTGCCCGGAGGGGTGCCGGGTGGGCAGGGGCAGCATCCTGCTCCGGAACGTCACGCTTACTGCGTCGGTCACGCTGGGTTCGCACGTGGTTGCGATGCCGTCAGTGACATTCACGCACGACGACGACGTGGCGGACTTTGCGACGTTCGCGGCGGGGGTGTCGCTGGGCGGCGGAGTACGGATTGGCCGGGCTGCCTACCTGGGCATGAACGCCAGCGTCCGCGAACGGACCTCGGTGGGGGCATACGCGACCGTGGGGATGGGGGCTGCTGTTTTGAGCAACGTCCCTGACGGGCAGACGTGGGTTGGGGTGCCGGCACACGAGATTGATGGCGAAAGCTTCCGGATTGGGGGGATGTCATGA
- a CDS encoding galactose oxidase early set domain-containing protein, which produces MQKESPDCAPAVTPGQVYNLGVWYQSTVPVSITTFRHTASGWTYWGDLGKVPAAGAWQEAKASTPVVPDGTDKIVFGLSISATGQLTTDDYSLYATNAGTPLPATNELVVNGNLAAGNPLPDCFITGGWGTKSLTQGLNTDVPATAPAGSRSYALTVSAYASGDAKLLQAETPACAPAVKAGSKYNLSVNYKSTAAKNSITIFSHTASGWGYWTDLAPVAASDTWAVAAGTTPAIPAGVDAISFGLSISANGTLLTTNYSVQEAAAPPQVGTPAQVGSWEVLNAPMPLRGIHSTLLSDGRLLLIAGSGNEGSAFAAGTFKASIWDPNAGTFTPVPVPYDMFCAGHLTLADGKVLIGGGTAAYPTTGAGPTTFKGSKASYYFDPKDNSFHQISDMAGAHWYPTMTKLGNGDVWSAGGLNEQADGTVLTEMFQASTLKWLPSGSVPQTWSFWGTYPHMYLLEDGRMFYAGAHTFGNGLPGTGASLYDWRKAQMWDVPGLRQKDLRDQAGSVLLGPAQDQKVMIVGGGNTQTNTTAINLVDIIDLKQANPTYVPGPDLPGPGKGYVNLLNLPDRTVLAADGAQHNRSDNVLTAALYQPASNRWTSIAADPVGRNYHSSAILLPDGRVAILGSNPLDNSFDLRISVYSPPYLFNGTRPTIAAAPSSATYGQQITFQATGTIKAAQLMSPMSATHQTDTNARLVDLPMTANGGTVSASIPSNPNLLPPGPYMLTVVDSNNIPSIAKWVWIS; this is translated from the coding sequence ATGCAGAAGGAGTCCCCTGATTGTGCTCCCGCCGTTACACCCGGCCAAGTCTACAACCTAGGAGTTTGGTACCAGTCTACCGTCCCCGTCTCCATCACGACTTTCCGGCATACCGCGAGTGGGTGGACGTATTGGGGGGACTTGGGGAAGGTTCCAGCGGCTGGTGCGTGGCAGGAAGCGAAGGCATCCACGCCGGTGGTTCCTGACGGAACCGACAAGATCGTGTTCGGTCTGTCGATCTCTGCAACCGGCCAGCTGACTACGGATGACTACTCGCTGTACGCTACCAACGCGGGTACGCCCTTGCCGGCCACCAACGAACTTGTGGTTAACGGAAACCTGGCGGCTGGAAATCCCCTCCCTGATTGCTTCATCACCGGAGGGTGGGGAACGAAGAGCCTGACGCAGGGACTGAATACCGACGTCCCGGCCACGGCTCCGGCGGGGTCCCGCTCCTACGCCCTTACCGTCAGCGCCTATGCCAGCGGGGACGCCAAGCTCCTCCAGGCTGAAACTCCGGCCTGCGCGCCGGCGGTAAAGGCTGGTTCAAAATACAACCTGTCCGTGAATTACAAGTCAACGGCAGCAAAGAACTCAATCACAATCTTTTCGCATACAGCAAGCGGATGGGGTTACTGGACAGACCTGGCACCGGTGGCTGCGTCGGACACCTGGGCCGTGGCTGCAGGGACCACCCCTGCCATTCCGGCTGGTGTTGACGCCATCTCCTTCGGACTGTCCATCAGCGCCAACGGAACCCTGCTGACTACCAACTATTCCGTACAGGAGGCAGCGGCACCGCCTCAGGTGGGCACCCCTGCCCAGGTTGGATCGTGGGAGGTCCTTAATGCTCCCATGCCGCTGCGGGGAATCCATTCCACGCTGCTTAGCGACGGCAGGCTCTTACTTATCGCCGGTTCCGGCAATGAAGGATCAGCATTCGCGGCCGGAACGTTCAAGGCTTCCATCTGGGACCCCAATGCCGGCACCTTTACCCCGGTCCCCGTCCCCTACGACATGTTTTGCGCCGGCCACCTCACCTTGGCCGACGGAAAGGTACTGATCGGGGGCGGCACCGCAGCCTACCCCACCACAGGTGCAGGCCCCACCACCTTCAAGGGGTCCAAAGCCAGCTACTACTTCGATCCGAAGGACAACAGTTTCCACCAGATCAGCGACATGGCCGGGGCACATTGGTACCCAACCATGACCAAGCTGGGTAACGGGGACGTCTGGTCCGCAGGCGGATTGAACGAGCAGGCGGACGGGACGGTGCTCACCGAGATGTTCCAAGCGTCCACACTGAAATGGCTTCCGTCCGGCAGCGTGCCGCAAACATGGAGTTTCTGGGGCACCTATCCCCACATGTATCTGCTTGAGGATGGCCGGATGTTCTACGCCGGAGCACACACGTTTGGCAATGGGCTTCCTGGTACCGGGGCTTCGCTGTACGACTGGAGGAAAGCCCAGATGTGGGATGTGCCGGGGCTTCGCCAGAAGGATCTGAGGGATCAGGCCGGTTCGGTGCTTCTCGGGCCAGCGCAGGACCAAAAGGTCATGATCGTGGGGGGTGGGAACACGCAAACTAACACCACCGCGATCAACCTCGTGGACATCATTGACCTCAAACAGGCAAACCCAACGTATGTGCCCGGCCCGGACCTCCCGGGCCCCGGAAAGGGCTATGTGAACCTCCTGAACCTGCCGGACCGGACAGTCCTGGCAGCGGATGGGGCCCAACATAATCGCTCGGACAACGTGCTTACCGCAGCTCTCTACCAGCCGGCCAGCAATCGTTGGACAAGCATTGCCGCTGATCCGGTGGGACGGAACTACCATTCCTCAGCCATCCTCCTTCCTGATGGAAGGGTGGCGATCCTGGGCTCAAACCCCCTAGACAATTCTTTTGACCTTCGGATTTCCGTCTATTCGCCGCCCTATCTTTTCAATGGGACGCGTCCGACCATCGCGGCGGCCCCCAGCTCAGCCACCTACGGGCAGCAGATCACGTTCCAAGCCACCGGCACGATCAAAGCGGCGCAACTGATGTCACCGATGTCGGCAACGCACCAAACCGACACGAATGCGCGTCTGGTGGACCTGCCGATGACTGCAAACGGGGGCACGGTCAGCGCATCGATACCAAGCAATCCCAATCTGCTTCCGCCCGGCCCGTACATGCTGACCGTCGTGGACTCAAACAATATTCCGAGCATTGCGAAATGGGTGTGGATATCATGA
- a CDS encoding glycosyltransferase has translation MFPTLIAATIGLLIVGVSVALFAIALSTLYVSTHAWWDPLTQASTSYTELLPKPALSFSLIMPCRHESERVMASTLKHLCEQDHPNVEVIISVGHDDPETAATAYRLAARRPEKVRVSLDSGAVKNKPQQLNTALAICRNDIVGIFDAESIAAPDLLLHVDSCFQIRNADVVQGAVQLVNYRDTWYSLRNCLEYFTWFRSRLHAYAKQGFIPLGGNTVFIRRDVLGTINGWDARCLAEDCDLGVRLSVLHRRIVIAYSPHLVTKEETPDSIRSLVKQRTRWSLGFMQVHAKGDWKTLPTMRQRCMAWWTLMQQHFMAFAGLCLPFSIGTAVLGKYPVPITLLAFVPLVPAVAALAFDVCMLHEFGRDHGYRIRMYDYLRLVAATPFYQVLLAFAALRALIKFRRHDFRWEKTSHSGSHLEYLGAAAKA, from the coding sequence ATGTTCCCCACGCTCATTGCTGCCACCATTGGACTACTCATTGTCGGCGTCTCCGTCGCCCTCTTCGCCATAGCTTTGTCTACCCTCTACGTCAGTACCCACGCCTGGTGGGACCCGCTGACTCAGGCTTCCACCTCCTACACCGAGCTGCTCCCCAAACCGGCACTGTCCTTTTCGCTGATCATGCCCTGCCGACACGAAAGTGAACGCGTCATGGCCAGTACTCTGAAGCACCTGTGCGAGCAAGACCATCCGAATGTCGAGGTAATCATCTCTGTCGGGCACGACGACCCGGAAACCGCTGCCACGGCATACAGGCTGGCTGCTCGGCGTCCCGAGAAGGTCCGCGTCAGTCTGGACAGCGGGGCGGTAAAGAACAAGCCGCAGCAGCTCAACACTGCCTTGGCAATATGCCGCAATGACATCGTGGGCATCTTCGACGCCGAGTCCATCGCCGCACCGGATTTATTGCTCCACGTGGACAGTTGTTTTCAAATCAGGAACGCCGATGTCGTCCAAGGGGCCGTCCAGTTGGTCAACTACCGGGACACTTGGTATTCCCTTAGGAACTGCCTGGAGTATTTCACCTGGTTCCGGTCAAGGTTGCATGCCTATGCAAAACAGGGCTTCATTCCGTTGGGGGGAAATACGGTCTTTATTCGCCGCGATGTGCTTGGCACCATCAATGGCTGGGACGCCCGCTGCCTTGCGGAGGACTGCGACCTGGGGGTAAGACTGTCAGTCCTTCACCGCAGAATCGTCATCGCCTATTCACCCCATCTGGTCACGAAAGAGGAAACCCCCGACTCCATTCGTTCCTTGGTCAAGCAACGCACGCGGTGGTCGCTGGGCTTCATGCAGGTGCATGCAAAAGGCGACTGGAAGACCCTTCCAACCATGCGCCAACGCTGCATGGCGTGGTGGACCCTTATGCAGCAGCACTTCATGGCCTTCGCAGGGTTGTGCCTTCCATTCTCGATTGGCACGGCGGTGCTCGGAAAGTATCCCGTTCCCATCACCCTGCTCGCCTTCGTGCCACTGGTGCCTGCCGTTGCAGCCCTTGCCTTTGACGTCTGCATGCTGCACGAATTCGGCCGGGACCACGGATACAGGATCCGCATGTACGACTACCTGCGGCTGGTAGCCGCAACGCCGTTCTACCAAGTGCTGCTCGCATTCGCTGCCCTACGGGCATTGATAAAGTTCCGCCGCCACGACTTCCGGTGGGAAAAGACCAGCCATAGCGGCTCGCATCTTGAGTACCTCGGGGCGGCGGCCAAAGCGTGA
- a CDS encoding glycosyltransferase family 39 protein has protein sequence MPTRAAKVFWAIRHRFSADQRTAALIALAAAALSGWNLLNAPEYQDDEGTYTAQALAILEGRLAPYTYWYDHPPVGWSQLAALSWLPVLFGQGNQSSVGQMRYVVAAFFVASTVLVYLIARRLELRQVLAVLAAALFCLSPLSLVLGRQVFIDNVGLPWLLLAFYLMLSPRLRLWEHIGAGACFAIAVLSKETLAIFGPALLVALLHRPGWKTRFFSLVGFLSVGGLILAFFPLLALLQNELLSGPGHVSLQDAVTYQFASRPGSGSIFDPQSDRTKLVMGWMYYDKYLVVGGIVAALACILRREARWIPAGLLVFSAPVVIGQGYMPAMYVIAAIPFLVLAIAVAADLAWNCLALLVPVLASAATHSNTAARTVPGRRRAARGLTGGAMLAALTVVLLPQWLSMNRTLLETNSNADWQHALDWSKENLPRQDTALVPYSMWQDLYADGRHDPWKVVALEKMDLDSEFAVHHPDSWRAIDWIIEGPPTARNIKNLQLRNAGEALKHSRVVASFGDWRIREVVKNTQETVNAAAPATAEAGQ, from the coding sequence ATGCCTACACGCGCCGCGAAGGTATTTTGGGCCATCAGACACCGCTTCAGCGCTGACCAACGAACGGCGGCACTCATTGCCCTTGCCGCCGCGGCGCTTTCCGGCTGGAATCTGTTGAACGCACCCGAATACCAGGATGACGAGGGTACGTACACCGCGCAGGCACTTGCCATCCTCGAGGGCAGATTGGCCCCTTACACCTACTGGTATGACCATCCACCCGTGGGCTGGTCGCAGTTGGCGGCACTGTCGTGGTTGCCGGTGCTCTTCGGTCAGGGAAATCAGAGTTCCGTAGGCCAGATGCGCTACGTGGTGGCTGCCTTCTTCGTGGCGAGCACGGTGCTGGTTTACTTGATCGCACGAAGGCTCGAGCTGCGGCAGGTCCTCGCTGTCCTGGCTGCCGCCCTCTTCTGCCTGTCCCCGTTGTCGCTGGTTTTGGGGCGCCAGGTGTTCATCGACAACGTGGGGCTGCCGTGGCTGCTCTTAGCGTTTTACCTGATGCTCTCACCCCGGCTCAGGCTGTGGGAACATATCGGGGCAGGGGCATGCTTCGCAATAGCCGTTCTCTCAAAAGAGACTCTTGCGATTTTCGGTCCCGCCCTTTTGGTGGCACTGCTGCACCGGCCTGGGTGGAAGACTCGGTTCTTCTCTCTGGTGGGGTTCCTCTCGGTAGGCGGCCTCATTCTGGCGTTCTTCCCGCTGTTGGCTTTACTTCAAAATGAACTGCTCAGTGGACCCGGTCACGTCTCCCTTCAAGACGCAGTCACCTACCAATTCGCCTCCCGCCCGGGTTCCGGCAGCATTTTCGATCCGCAGTCCGACCGGACCAAGCTGGTCATGGGGTGGATGTACTACGACAAATATCTCGTGGTCGGCGGCATCGTTGCGGCCCTGGCGTGCATCCTGAGGCGCGAGGCTCGTTGGATACCCGCCGGGCTGCTCGTGTTTTCGGCTCCCGTGGTCATCGGGCAGGGATACATGCCTGCCATGTATGTGATCGCAGCCATCCCGTTTCTGGTCCTTGCCATCGCCGTCGCAGCCGACTTGGCTTGGAATTGCCTAGCCCTGCTTGTCCCTGTCCTGGCCTCCGCCGCCACGCACTCAAATACAGCTGCCCGAACCGTGCCGGGAAGAAGAAGGGCAGCCCGAGGGTTGACGGGTGGTGCAATGCTGGCAGCCCTCACCGTTGTGCTCTTGCCGCAGTGGCTGTCCATGAACAGGACACTCCTCGAAACGAACAGCAATGCCGACTGGCAACACGCACTGGATTGGTCTAAAGAGAATCTGCCACGCCAGGATACGGCTTTGGTGCCCTACTCCATGTGGCAGGACCTTTACGCGGACGGCAGGCACGACCCATGGAAAGTGGTCGCTTTGGAAAAGATGGACCTCGACTCTGAGTTCGCCGTTCATCATCCGGACAGCTGGCGCGCCATTGACTGGATCATTGAGGGGCCACCAACTGCGCGAAACATCAAGAACCTGCAACTCAGGAACGCCGGCGAGGCACTGAAACATTCCCGTGTGGTGGCTTCCTTCGGGGATTGGCGCATCAGGGAAGTTGTGAAGAACACGCAGGAGACGGTGAATGCGGCCGCGCCTGCAACTGCGGAGGCTGGGCAATGA